The following proteins are co-located in the Fluviicola sp. genome:
- a CDS encoding YceI family protein, which produces MSTTKWTIDPSHSEVGFSVKHMMFTKVTGTFDAVNATVEAEDGFKNAVIEATIDTASVNTRNEQRDGHLKSADFFDVDNHPQITFKAELPELKSGKIEGEFQLHGITKRIPLEIEFHGEGKDPWGNEKAAFSFESSINRKDFGLTWNSALETGGVLVGEDVKLRGEIQLVKA; this is translated from the coding sequence ATGAGTACAACTAAATGGACAATTGACCCTTCTCACAGTGAAGTAGGATTTAGCGTAAAACACATGATGTTTACAAAAGTAACCGGAACTTTCGACGCGGTAAACGCAACAGTTGAAGCAGAAGACGGTTTTAAGAACGCAGTTATCGAAGCAACAATCGATACAGCTTCCGTAAATACAAGAAACGAGCAGCGTGACGGACACTTGAAGAGTGCAGATTTCTTCGACGTGGATAATCACCCGCAAATTACCTTCAAAGCAGAACTTCCTGAATTGAAATCAGGCAAGATCGAAGGTGAGTTCCAATTACACGGAATCACGAAGCGTATTCCATTGGAAATCGAATTCCACGGAGAAGGAAAAGATCCATGGGGAAATGAAAAAGCAGCTTTCAGCTTTGAATCATCCATCAACCGCAAAGATTTCGGTTTGACCTGGAACTCCGCTTTGGAAACAGGTGGTGTATTGGTTGGAGAAGACGTAAAATTGCGTGGAGAAATCCAATTGGTAAAAGCATAA
- a CDS encoding NAD(P)H-dependent oxidoreductase has translation MKNALAWRYATQKYDPTKKISPEDMQEILEAINSAPTSYGLQPFKLIHVKSPELRVQLRAASYDQSPLTDASDVVVFTVNKNVEDQHIDSYMQRISDIREVDREKLNRFQQNIVGVLSNLSSTELIAWNTKQAYIGLGFGLVMAAHLGIDSTPMEGFQKDKYDEILGLTDDHSVLVLTFGYRSDEDHTQHHKKVRKTLEQLVTVK, from the coding sequence ATGAAAAATGCGTTAGCATGGCGTTACGCCACACAGAAATACGATCCGACGAAGAAAATCAGTCCGGAAGATATGCAGGAAATCCTGGAAGCCATTAACAGTGCTCCCACTTCCTACGGATTACAGCCTTTCAAACTGATTCACGTGAAGTCTCCGGAACTGCGTGTACAATTGAGAGCGGCATCTTATGATCAATCGCCTCTTACGGACGCTTCAGACGTGGTTGTGTTTACCGTAAACAAAAATGTAGAAGATCAGCACATCGATTCATACATGCAGCGCATTTCAGACATTCGTGAAGTGGACCGCGAAAAACTGAACCGCTTCCAGCAAAATATTGTCGGGGTATTGTCCAATCTGAGTTCAACGGAGCTCATCGCATGGAATACCAAGCAGGCATATATCGGTTTGGGATTCGGTTTGGTGATGGCCGCACATTTGGGAATTGACAGCACTCCGATGGAAGGCTTTCAGAAAGACAAATACGACGAAATCTTAGGTTTGACGGATGACCATTCGGTACTGGTCCTGACCTTCGGTTACCGCTCGGATGAAGATCACACCCAGCACCACAAAAAAGTCCGCAAGACTTTGGAACAGTTAGTAACAGTAAAATAG